A section of the Clostridium sp. TW13 genome encodes:
- a CDS encoding MBL fold metallo-hydrolase encodes MIIYFVCFLLIASVGGALFLNLNPVFGGTATKEQKESYKNYTNYVNGKFINQVPTGMSMSISDLLSMIKDSFSGNKGRNPENKIPVNSIDWNKIKSEANSFTWLGHSAFLISIDNKKLLLDPMLSSVASPVSFVGSKRYKYSEDMSNIIDKMPPIDAVFISHDHYDHLDYQSIVKLKNKVSHFFVPLGVSAHLIRWGVSKERITELNWWDEKEYQGLKIAFTTSRHFSGRSLFDSNTTLWGGWVILGKNTKLYTSGDGGYGPHFKEIGKKYGPFDITLIEGAQYDKRWADIHMMPEQSVQANLDVKGKNMMLMHWGAFTLAYHGWRKPVERAIEASKRDKVNLIAPKIGQTVDLNSELHVPISSWWDF; translated from the coding sequence ATGATAATATATTTTGTATGCTTTTTACTTATAGCATCTGTTGGGGGGGCTTTGTTCTTAAACTTGAATCCGGTTTTTGGTGGAACAGCTACAAAAGAACAAAAAGAAAGTTATAAGAACTATACTAATTATGTGAATGGGAAATTCATTAATCAAGTCCCAACAGGAATGAGCATGAGTATATCAGATTTGTTGTCTATGATTAAGGATTCTTTTTCAGGCAATAAGGGGCGTAATCCAGAAAACAAAATTCCTGTAAATTCTATTGATTGGAACAAAATTAAAAGTGAGGCTAATAGTTTCACTTGGCTTGGGCACTCTGCCTTTTTGATTAGTATTGATAATAAAAAATTACTGTTAGACCCTATGTTGAGTTCAGTTGCGTCACCAGTTTCTTTTGTAGGGAGTAAAAGATATAAATATAGTGAGGATATGTCCAATATTATAGATAAAATGCCACCTATTGATGCTGTATTTATTTCTCATGACCATTATGATCATTTGGATTATCAATCTATTGTGAAGCTAAAGAACAAAGTATCACATTTTTTTGTTCCACTTGGAGTGAGTGCCCATTTAATACGTTGGGGTGTTTCAAAAGAAAGAATTACAGAACTCAACTGGTGGGACGAAAAAGAGTATCAAGGCTTAAAAATCGCATTTACGACTTCTAGACATTTTTCAGGAAGATCATTATTTGATTCAAATACTACCTTATGGGGTGGGTGGGTGATTCTTGGAAAAAACACAAAATTATATACTAGTGGAGATGGAGGATATGGTCCTCATTTCAAGGAAATAGGAAAGAAGTACGGCCCTTTTGACATTACTTTAATTGAGGGAGCACAGTATGATAAACGTTGGGCAGATATACATATGATGCCAGAACAGTCTGTTCAAGCAAATTTAGATGTAAAAGGGAAGAATATGATGTTAATGCATTGGGGTGCTTTTACATTAGCTTATCATGGTTGGAGGAAACCTGTAGAACGAGCAATAGAAGCATCAAAAAGAGATAAAGTTAATTTAATTGCGCCTAAAATTGGACAAACTGTAGATTTAAATTCAGAGTTACATGTGCCTATTTCTTCATGGTGGGATTTTTAG
- a CDS encoding flavodoxin family protein, whose product MSKKILVLNGSPREKGNTVELIDEFVKGAEESGNEIVRFNLNSMNIHPCQGCLGGGKNTENPCVQRDDMDKIYPIYAAADIVVLASPMYYWSFSSQLKCAFDRLFAVAECNENHENPRKDCILLMSAEGSTKSNFAPVVDYYEALLNHMRWRDYGMMLAGGNMNIGDIKNKPEQLKEARKLGASIK is encoded by the coding sequence ATGAGTAAAAAGATTTTAGTGTTAAATGGAAGCCCAAGAGAAAAAGGGAATACTGTTGAACTTATAGATGAGTTTGTTAAAGGAGCTGAAGAATCAGGCAATGAGATTGTAAGGTTTAATTTGAATTCAATGAATATTCATCCATGCCAAGGATGCCTGGGAGGCGGTAAAAACACAGAAAATCCATGTGTTCAAAGAGATGACATGGACAAGATTTATCCCATATATGCAGCTGCAGATATAGTAGTGCTTGCATCGCCTATGTATTACTGGAGCTTTAGTAGTCAGCTTAAATGTGCATTTGATCGTTTGTTTGCTGTTGCAGAATGCAATGAAAACCATGAGAATCCAAGGAAGGATTGTATATTATTGATGTCTGCTGAGGGCAGTACTAAAAGTAATTTTGCACCAGTTGTAGATTATTATGAAGCACTATTAAACCATATGAGATGGAGAGATTATGGAATGATGCTTGCTGGTGGCAACATGAATATAGGGGATATTAAAAACAAACCTGAACAACTTAAAGAAGCAAGAAAACTTGGTGCATCTATAAAATAA
- a CDS encoding FeoA family protein → MPLTMVKSGEPNIIKRVGGKEETKRFLENLGFVAGGIVTVISQIGGNIIVNVKDSRVAIGKDMANKIMV, encoded by the coding sequence ATGCCTTTAACAATGGTGAAATCAGGTGAACCTAATATAATAAAAAGGGTCGGAGGAAAAGAAGAAACAAAGAGGTTTTTAGAGAATCTTGGATTTGTTGCGGGAGGAATAGTTACGGTTATTTCTCAAATAGGTGGAAATATTATAGTAAATGTTAAGGATTCTAGAGTTGCAATAGGAAAAGATATGGCAAATAAAATAATGGTTTAA
- a CDS encoding FeoA family protein: MKTLKEVPCGQTAKVKKLTGEGPVKRRIMDMGITKGVDVFVRKVAPLGDPVEVTVRGYELSLRKADAEMIEVE; this comes from the coding sequence ATGAAAACTTTAAAAGAAGTACCTTGTGGACAGACTGCAAAGGTAAAGAAGTTAACCGGAGAAGGCCCTGTAAAAAGACGTATAATGGACATGGGAATAACAAAGGGAGTTGATGTTTTTGTTAGAAAAGTCGCACCTCTTGGAGATCCTGTTGAAGTAACAGTAAGAGGGTATGAATTATCTCTTCGTAAAGCAGATGCTGAAATGATTGAGGTAGAGTAA
- the feoB gene encoding ferrous iron transport protein B, with translation MSIKIALAGNPNCGKTTLFNALTGSNQFVGNWPGVTVEKKEGRLKGYKDVIIMDLPGIYSLSPYTLEEVVARNYLIGERPDAILNIVDGTNIERNLYLSTQLMELGIPLIMAVNMMDVLEKTGDKIYIDKLSEKLGCEVVEISALKGTGIQKAAEKAVAIAKSKNVNVPVHRFDSEVEKVIHSIEERLGSDIVKEQKRFFAIKLLEKDEKIKTQMSKVPDVSKEIVAIESKLDDDTESIVTNERYTYISSIINECCKKNKTKKLTVSDKIDKIVTNRWLALPIFAVVMFIVYYVSITTIGKWATDWVNDGVFGDGWNFFGIESLHVAGIPDLIQSGLTAIGCAAWLQGLIVNGIVAGVGAVLGFVPQMIVLFAFLAFLEACGYMARVAFIMDRIFRKFGLSGKSFIPMLIGSGCGVPGIMASRTIENDRDRKMTIMTTTFIPCSAKLPIIALIAGALFNGAWWVAPSAYFVGIIAIVTSGIILKKTKMFAGETAPFVMELPAYHMPTVSNILRSIGERSSSFMKKAGTIILLSTIILWFAMSFGWVNGQFGMLDTMQLDHSILASIGNVIAWLFTPLGWGNWKSAVAAVTGLIAKENVVGTFGILYGFAEVAENGAEVWGSLAGSMTAIAAYSFLVFNLLCAPCFAAMGAIKREMNSAKWFWFAIGYQTLFAYLVSLCVFQIGTLITTGSFGIGTAVAFLLIIGFIYLLVKPHKENNAISAK, from the coding sequence ATGTCAATTAAAATAGCACTTGCAGGTAATCCAAACTGTGGAAAGACAACATTGTTTAATGCTTTGACAGGTTCAAATCAGTTTGTTGGAAATTGGCCAGGAGTTACTGTTGAGAAAAAAGAAGGTAGATTAAAGGGATATAAAGATGTCATAATAATGGATTTGCCAGGAATTTATTCCTTGTCACCATATACTTTAGAAGAGGTAGTAGCAAGAAATTATTTAATAGGGGAGAGACCAGATGCAATTCTTAACATTGTTGATGGTACAAATATTGAAAGAAATTTATATTTGTCTACTCAATTAATGGAACTTGGTATTCCGTTAATCATGGCAGTTAATATGATGGATGTATTGGAGAAAACAGGAGATAAGATATATATTGACAAGCTTAGTGAGAAATTAGGATGTGAAGTAGTTGAGATATCTGCATTAAAGGGTACAGGTATTCAGAAGGCAGCTGAAAAAGCAGTAGCTATTGCAAAGAGTAAAAATGTAAATGTTCCAGTACATCGATTTGATTCAGAAGTGGAGAAAGTAATTCATTCTATTGAAGAAAGACTAGGCTCTGATATTGTAAAAGAACAAAAGAGGTTTTTTGCTATTAAATTACTTGAGAAGGATGAGAAAATTAAAACCCAAATGAGCAAAGTGCCTGATGTGTCAAAAGAAATTGTAGCAATAGAAAGTAAACTTGATGATGATACAGAAAGTATTGTAACAAATGAAAGATATACATATATTTCTTCAATAATTAATGAATGCTGTAAAAAGAATAAGACAAAAAAGCTTACAGTGTCAGATAAAATCGACAAGATTGTAACTAATAGATGGCTTGCATTACCTATATTTGCGGTTGTAATGTTCATTGTATATTATGTATCAATAACAACAATTGGTAAGTGGGCAACAGATTGGGTTAATGATGGAGTATTCGGTGATGGGTGGAATTTCTTTGGGATAGAATCACTTCATGTAGCTGGAATTCCAGACCTTATTCAATCAGGACTTACAGCTATAGGATGTGCAGCTTGGTTGCAAGGATTAATTGTTAACGGTATTGTTGCTGGTGTTGGAGCCGTACTTGGATTTGTTCCACAGATGATTGTACTTTTTGCTTTTCTTGCATTTTTAGAAGCATGCGGATATATGGCAAGAGTTGCATTTATAATGGATAGAATCTTCCGTAAATTTGGTCTTTCAGGAAAATCATTTATTCCAATGTTAATAGGAAGTGGATGTGGAGTTCCTGGAATAATGGCCTCAAGAACAATTGAAAATGATCGTGACCGTAAGATGACAATTATGACTACAACTTTTATTCCTTGTAGTGCCAAACTACCAATTATTGCTTTGATTGCAGGTGCATTATTTAATGGAGCCTGGTGGGTAGCACCAAGTGCTTATTTTGTTGGAATTATTGCTATAGTAACTTCAGGGATTATTTTAAAGAAAACAAAGATGTTTGCAGGAGAAACTGCTCCATTTGTTATGGAACTTCCAGCATATCATATGCCAACTGTTAGCAATATACTAAGGAGTATAGGAGAAAGAAGCTCATCATTTATGAAGAAAGCTGGTACAATTATTCTTCTTTCAACAATAATATTATGGTTTGCCATGAGTTTTGGATGGGTTAATGGACAATTTGGAATGCTTGATACTATGCAGCTTGATCACAGTATATTAGCATCTATTGGTAATGTAATAGCATGGCTGTTTACTCCACTTGGATGGGGAAACTGGAAGTCAGCAGTTGCAGCAGTAACTGGATTGATTGCAAAAGAAAATGTGGTTGGAACCTTTGGTATTCTTTATGGCTTCGCAGAAGTTGCAGAAAATGGAGCAGAAGTTTGGGGAAGTCTTGCTGGAAGTATGACAGCAATTGCAGCTTACTCATTTCTAGTATTTAATCTTCTTTGTGCACCATGTTTTGCGGCTATGGGTGCAATCAAGAGGGAAATGAATAGTGCAAAATGGTTTTGGTTTGCTATAGGGTATCAAACACTTTTTGCTTACTTGGTATCATTATGTGTGTTCCAAATAGGAACACTTATTACAACAGGTTCATTTGGAATTGGAACAGCAGTTGCATTTCTTTTGATAATAGGTTTTATATATTTATTGGTCAAGCCTCATAAAGAAAATAACGCAATAAGTGCTAAATAA
- a CDS encoding FeoB-associated Cys-rich membrane protein: protein MGTIIVGIGVMCIVGLIIRNMIRDKKSGKSIHCGGECKHCGGSCHIK from the coding sequence ATGGGAACAATTATAGTAGGAATAGGTGTTATGTGTATTGTTGGACTAATCATAAGAAATATGATTAGAGATAAGAAAAGTGGAAAATCAATTCACTGTGGTGGAGAATGTAAGCACTGTGGAGGAAGTTGTCATATTAAATAA
- a CDS encoding metal-dependent transcriptional regulator, with the protein MPVSESAQNYLETILMLSKSLPAVRSIDIAEELDFKKSSVSVAIKNLREKNYITVTKEGYIYLTESGKEIAEMIFERHYFLSSWLKQLGVSSEIATEDACRIEHVISKESFEAIKKHIKLL; encoded by the coding sequence ATGCCTGTAAGTGAATCTGCTCAAAACTATTTAGAAACGATCCTTATGTTAAGTAAATCTCTTCCTGCTGTTCGCTCTATTGATATAGCAGAGGAACTTGATTTTAAGAAATCAAGTGTTAGTGTAGCTATAAAAAATCTACGTGAAAAAAATTATATCACCGTTACAAAGGAAGGATATATATATTTAACTGAATCTGGTAAAGAAATTGCAGAGATGATCTTTGAAAGGCACTACTTTCTCTCTTCCTGGCTAAAACAACTTGGAGTGAGCAGCGAAATTGCTACAGAAGATGCATGTCGCATTGAACATGTTATAAGTAAAGAAAGCTTTGAAGCAATAAAAAAGCATATTAAATTATTATAA
- a CDS encoding alpha/beta hydrolase, producing MKFYEFGEKRNPVLMLLPGTCCHWKNNYGKVIEMLTDVFYVVCVSYDGFDEIEQTEFIDMITEVQKIEEYIKRKFNGEVHTVYGCSLGGSFVGLLAQRKQIHMNHGILGSSDLDQKDSWKAKIQTKLFVPIVYKIIHKGKVNKIILNLMKKHRGEQYTMEFMHIMLGVGGEKLNFISKRSMENQFYSDLVTELEDSIDVEGTSIHCLYATKMGEIYLKRYKKHFRSPQIIKHDLLHEELLACRPNEWVKVIKRCAHIA from the coding sequence ATGAAATTTTATGAATTTGGTGAAAAGAGGAACCCAGTACTTATGCTATTACCTGGGACATGCTGTCATTGGAAAAATAACTATGGAAAAGTAATAGAGATGTTAACTGACGTATTTTATGTAGTGTGCGTATCTTATGATGGATTTGATGAAATTGAACAAACTGAATTTATAGATATGATAACGGAAGTTCAGAAAATTGAAGAATATATAAAAAGAAAATTTAATGGAGAAGTACATACTGTATATGGATGTTCTTTAGGTGGGTCATTTGTTGGATTGTTGGCTCAAAGAAAGCAGATTCATATGAATCATGGTATACTTGGAAGTTCTGATTTAGATCAGAAAGATTCATGGAAAGCTAAAATACAAACAAAACTATTTGTACCAATTGTATATAAGATTATTCACAAAGGAAAGGTTAATAAGATAATTCTTAATCTTATGAAAAAGCACAGAGGTGAGCAGTATACTATGGAATTTATGCACATTATGCTAGGAGTAGGTGGTGAAAAATTAAATTTTATATCAAAACGAAGTATGGAAAATCAATTTTATTCTGATTTAGTTACGGAATTAGAAGATAGTATAGATGTTGAGGGAACAAGTATACATTGTTTGTATGCAACAAAGATGGGGGAAATATATTTAAAGAGATACAAGAAACACTTTAGAAGTCCACAAATAATTAAACATGATCTATTACATGAAGAGTTACTGGCATGTAGGCCAAATGAGTGGGTAAAAGTAATTAAGAGATGTGCTCATATAGCATAG
- a CDS encoding AraC family transcriptional regulator gives MEQFKLSYFTNDESFPFFIQYGNHDDNLFMHTHKDFSELVIVLSGSAMHIVDNEKFYIKKGDVFVISNDTAHGYEEAENFHICNIMYRSENLLSADYDIKKNAGFHALFVLEPYFTKEHSFKSRLALKPIEFDKIHILTDTMLSEYQTKAEGWKTILKSSFITLVVMLSRLYSFGNISEEVDIINVAKSISYIESHYTEDISIDILAEISHYSPRHFTRIFTATYNSTPLNYILTLRINHACSLLRESRIPISHIALQCGFSDSNYFSRIFKKKTGLTPKQYRASE, from the coding sequence ATGGAACAATTTAAACTTAGTTATTTTACAAATGATGAAAGCTTTCCATTTTTTATTCAGTACGGAAACCATGATGATAACCTTTTCATGCACACACATAAGGATTTTTCTGAGCTTGTAATTGTATTGAGTGGCAGTGCAATGCACATTGTTGATAATGAAAAATTTTATATTAAAAAAGGGGATGTTTTTGTTATCAGTAATGATACTGCTCATGGATATGAAGAAGCTGAGAATTTTCACATTTGTAATATAATGTATCGCTCTGAAAATCTACTTTCAGCTGATTATGATATTAAAAAAAATGCTGGATTTCATGCACTGTTTGTATTGGAACCTTATTTCACCAAGGAGCACAGCTTTAAAAGCAGATTAGCTCTTAAACCAATAGAATTTGATAAGATACACATTTTAACAGATACTATGCTTTCTGAGTACCAAACCAAAGCTGAGGGGTGGAAAACAATTCTCAAATCAAGCTTTATAACTCTAGTTGTCATGCTTTCTCGGTTATATAGCTTTGGAAATATCTCTGAGGAAGTAGATATAATCAACGTTGCTAAGTCTATTTCATATATTGAGAGCCATTATACAGAAGATATCTCTATAGATATACTTGCTGAAATTTCGCACTACTCCCCAAGACATTTTACAAGAATTTTTACTGCTACCTACAATAGTACACCTTTAAACTACATACTTACACTAAGAATAAACCATGCATGTAGTTTACTTAGAGAGAGTCGCATTCCTATATCTCATATAGCGCTACAATGTGGATTTAGCGACAGCAATTATTTCAGCCGTATTTTCAAGAAGAAAACAGGACTTACTCCGAAGCAATATCGTGCTTCGGAATAA
- a CDS encoding glycoside hydrolase family 43 protein gives MKYNNPVIKGFYPDPSVCKVDDTYYLVCSSFQYFPGVPIFESKDLINWKQIGHCLTRKSQVQLEKINSSGGVFAPTIRYNNGRFYMTTTNDTTRQNFYVWTDDIYGEWSEPISVDQGGIDPSLYFEDGKTYFMSNGADDNGVPGIVQCEIEIETGKKLTPSRTIWQGTGGRFLESPHLYKIDGKYYLMAAEGGTEYGHMVTYARGNSPFGPFEAYANNPVLTNRNLGGYEIQGVGHGDLIQDNSGNWWILHLGFRQQGQWAAYHHLGREVFLTPVNFNEDGWFTAGNNGTTIYCFDVESISNNVVQNEKKCYTFKNTEWDKDWCYLRHPHIENYKLSEDSISLKGTNITIDEADSPTFIGIRQRDFNGVISCNVCIPDGEAGITFYLDENHHYDLAIRRCDDGYEVIERLNIGDIKSVEKTVSLKDTNNASLVVHASNYNYAFYANVEGKKIPLGTAQTRYLSSEVAGGFTGVVIGLYSYGQTTNYAEFKNFECKYL, from the coding sequence ATGAAATATAATAATCCTGTAATTAAAGGTTTTTATCCAGATCCTAGTGTGTGCAAGGTAGATGATACATATTATCTTGTATGTAGTTCTTTTCAATACTTTCCAGGAGTACCTATTTTCGAAAGCAAGGATTTAATTAATTGGAAGCAGATAGGACATTGTCTTACAAGAAAGAGTCAAGTTCAGCTTGAAAAGATAAATAGTTCAGGTGGAGTTTTTGCTCCTACAATAAGATATAACAACGGACGTTTTTATATGACTACAACTAATGATACAACTCGTCAAAATTTCTATGTTTGGACAGATGATATTTATGGGGAATGGTCTGAGCCTATATCTGTAGATCAAGGTGGAATTGATCCATCTTTATACTTTGAAGATGGCAAAACATATTTCATGAGCAACGGAGCAGATGACAATGGAGTTCCAGGTATAGTTCAATGTGAAATTGAGATTGAAACAGGTAAAAAATTGACTCCAAGTCGTACAATATGGCAAGGAACTGGTGGACGTTTTCTTGAGAGTCCACACTTATATAAAATAGATGGAAAATACTATCTTATGGCAGCAGAAGGCGGAACTGAATATGGTCATATGGTAACATATGCACGTGGAAATTCTCCATTTGGTCCTTTTGAAGCATATGCTAACAATCCTGTTCTTACAAATCGTAATTTAGGTGGTTATGAAATACAAGGAGTAGGCCATGGTGATCTTATTCAAGATAATAGTGGCAATTGGTGGATACTTCATCTTGGATTTAGACAACAAGGTCAATGGGCTGCTTATCACCACCTTGGACGTGAAGTTTTCCTTACTCCAGTTAATTTTAATGAAGATGGTTGGTTCACAGCAGGAAACAATGGTACAACAATTTATTGCTTTGATGTAGAAAGTATTTCTAATAATGTAGTTCAGAATGAGAAAAAATGCTACACCTTTAAAAATACAGAATGGGACAAGGACTGGTGCTATCTTCGTCATCCTCATATTGAAAACTATAAGCTAAGTGAAGATAGTATAAGTCTAAAAGGAACTAATATTACTATTGATGAAGCTGATTCTCCAACATTTATAGGAATCCGTCAAAGAGACTTCAATGGAGTTATTTCTTGTAATGTATGCATTCCAGATGGTGAGGCAGGGATTACTTTTTATCTAGATGAAAACCACCATTATGATTTAGCAATACGTAGATGTGATGATGGATATGAGGTGATTGAACGACTTAATATAGGAGATATTAAATCAGTAGAGAAAACTGTATCTTTAAAAGATACTAATAATGCTTCTTTGGTTGTCCATGCAAGCAATTACAACTATGCTTTCTATGCTAATGTTGAAGGTAAAAAAATTCCTCTTGGAACAGCACAAACTAGATATCTTTCATCAGAAGTTGCTGGAGGATTTACAGGTGTTGTTATAGGGTTATATTCCTATGGACAAACTACTAATTATGCTGAGTTTAAAAATTTTGAGTGCAAATACCTTTAA
- a CDS encoding DUF6440 family protein has translation MFGKEKRFEIIHKDGGMAGCKIILDKNTGVQYLYAYDGYGGGVTVLVDKDGKPILYSDDK, from the coding sequence ATGTTTGGCAAGGAAAAAAGATTTGAAATCATTCATAAGGATGGCGGCATGGCTGGTTGCAAAATAATATTGGATAAAAACACAGGAGTCCAGTATTTATATGCCTATGATGGATATGGTGGTGGCGTAACAGTTCTTGTTGATAAGGACGGAAAGCCAATTCTTTATTCAGATGATAAATAG
- a CDS encoding MFS transporter, whose translation MEDIKTTENTVHNNRWIILFSTVLFTFMATLDGSIVNVALPVMAHKLSVSMASIQWVVTSYLIVIVGTILVFGRLGDIKGKTTIFKFGVIIFTVGSFLCGFTNSLPVLVASRCLQAIGAAGTMSTSQGIITHVFPSNERGRALGLNATAVALGSMVGPPLGGIIVSVLSWQYIFLINVPIGIFALVFSTRAFPKNNKSDSSEKLDAKGAFLFGVSMVLIFVAMTIGNNIGYENLTIAILVIAAVVLFTVFIAVERRTEDPLLKLEIFYNPLFSLSIFCAFISFVAISCSNIILPFYLQYVMKLTPSITGFLMMVSPLILSIVAPISGYMSDRIGSEKLTFIGLTGTSLGLLLMAFLNQGSHMWEVIIFIAIMAMGNGMFQSPNNSLVMSTVDKKSLGIAGGINALVRNLGMVFGISFSTTLLYSRMSSKIGYHVTGYIAGKDDVFIYGMQFVYIAAAIICAIGAFLTLYRMYKMRIKQRS comes from the coding sequence ATGGAGGATATAAAAACTACGGAAAACACAGTACATAATAATAGATGGATAATACTATTTTCTACTGTACTTTTTACTTTTATGGCAACTCTAGATGGAAGCATTGTAAATGTAGCATTGCCTGTTATGGCACATAAGCTTTCAGTAAGCATGGCATCGATTCAATGGGTGGTTACTAGTTATTTAATAGTAATAGTAGGAACTATTTTAGTATTTGGAAGATTGGGAGATATTAAAGGGAAAACTACAATTTTTAAGTTTGGGGTAATTATTTTCACAGTAGGTTCGTTTTTATGTGGATTTACAAATTCATTACCAGTGTTAGTTGCATCAAGATGTTTGCAAGCAATAGGAGCAGCAGGAACTATGTCAACAAGTCAAGGCATAATAACTCATGTATTTCCAAGCAATGAAAGAGGGCGAGCTTTAGGATTAAATGCAACAGCAGTTGCTTTAGGTTCTATGGTAGGACCTCCATTAGGGGGAATAATAGTTTCTGTGTTAAGTTGGCAATATATATTTTTGATAAATGTACCGATAGGAATTTTTGCACTTGTTTTTTCAACAAGAGCCTTTCCTAAAAATAATAAGTCTGATTCAAGCGAGAAGCTAGATGCAAAAGGAGCATTTTTATTTGGAGTAAGTATGGTATTAATATTTGTTGCGATGACAATAGGTAATAATATTGGATATGAAAACTTAACTATTGCAATTTTAGTGATTGCTGCAGTTGTACTTTTCACTGTATTTATAGCAGTGGAGAGAAGAACAGAAGATCCATTGTTAAAACTTGAAATATTCTATAATCCTTTATTTTCACTTAGCATATTTTGTGCCTTTATTTCCTTTGTTGCAATAAGCTGCTCAAATATTATATTACCATTTTATTTGCAGTATGTAATGAAATTGACACCTTCAATAACTGGATTTTTAATGATGGTATCACCTTTGATTTTATCAATTGTTGCCCCTATAAGTGGATATATGTCTGATAGAATAGGATCAGAAAAGTTAACATTTATAGGACTTACAGGAACAAGTTTAGGTTTATTATTAATGGCATTTTTGAATCAGGGTTCTCATATGTGGGAAGTAATAATATTTATAGCTATAATGGCTATGGGAAATGGAATGTTTCAATCTCCAAATAATTCACTAGTGATGTCTACGGTTGATAAGAAGAGTCTAGGTATTGCAGGAGGAATAAATGCGCTAGTTAGAAACTTAGGAATGGTTTTTGGTATATCTTTTTCAACTACACTTTTATATAGCAGAATGAGTAGCAAAATTGGATATCATGTTACAGGATATATTGCGGGAAAAGATGATGTATTTATATATGGAATGCAGTTTGTATATATTGCAGCAGCTATTATATGTGCAATCGGAGCATTCTTAACACTATATAGAATGTATAAGATGAGGATTAAACAAAGAAGCTAG
- a CDS encoding NAD(P)H-binding protein, whose translation MGKLLLTGVDGNLGKQAAEYLLNLVDKDQIIFCGYNAESLKEYEEQGIETHVTNFNKIDGLAEAFANADKVALISMPFVGTRRQNAHKNVVDAAKKAGVKQVIYTSLVNAADETNPSVEKIDHAYTEAYVKSVGLDYIFLRNSQYAEAMITNYFTYVKTSGVLTNSQGDGKMAYISRNDCAKAVAYALASKNYHEAILNINGAELMTISDFIAYGNEATGNKITYKEITDEENYAVFDAMGVPRTTDGKFKDGSEAPFSSEGMVTFAQAIRLGKMAEFTDDFKKLTGQDPVTVKYMFEHSADFQIGERHSQDN comes from the coding sequence ATGGGAAAATTATTATTAACTGGTGTGGATGGAAATCTAGGAAAACAAGCCGCTGAATACTTATTAAATTTAGTTGATAAAGATCAAATTATTTTTTGTGGATATAATGCGGAATCTTTAAAAGAATATGAAGAACAAGGTATAGAAACACATGTAACTAACTTCAATAAAATTGATGGTCTTGCAGAAGCTTTTGCTAATGCAGATAAGGTTGCCTTAATTTCAATGCCTTTTGTTGGAACAAGACGTCAAAATGCACATAAGAATGTTGTAGATGCCGCAAAAAAAGCTGGTGTAAAACAAGTTATATATACATCACTTGTAAATGCAGCTGATGAGACAAATCCAAGTGTTGAAAAAATAGATCATGCCTATACTGAGGCTTACGTAAAAAGTGTTGGATTAGATTATATCTTCCTTCGTAATTCTCAATATGCTGAAGCAATGATTACAAACTACTTCACATATGTAAAAACTAGTGGTGTATTGACAAACAGCCAAGGTGATGGAAAGATGGCATATATCTCACGTAATGATTGTGCAAAAGCTGTTGCCTATGCTCTAGCATCAAAGAATTATCATGAAGCTATTTTAAATATAAATGGAGCTGAACTGATGACAATTTCAGACTTTATAGCATACGGTAACGAAGCTACTGGTAATAAGATAACTTATAAAGAAATTACTGATGAAGAAAATTATGCTGTATTTGATGCAATGGGAGTTCCTAGAACAACAGATGGAAAGTTTAAAGATGGTTCAGAAGCGCCTTTCTCTTCTGAAGGCATGGTTACTTTCGCTCAAGCTATTCGCTTAGGAAAAATGGCTGAGTTTACAGATGATTTTAAGAAATTAACTGGTCAAGATCCAGTTACTGTTAAGTATATGTTTGAACATAGTGCTGACTTCCAAATTGGTGAACGTCACTCACAAGACAACTAA